From Chryseobacterium sp. H1D6B, a single genomic window includes:
- a CDS encoding phosphoribosyltransferase family protein — protein MNTRYSLHKIHAADEFSFSPAEYSYFKYGDKSYAEKFAQELFDGFIEENEAFLATDKEIVILPSPYMAIPTASNFLCFYFKKKLDFYLFQKGKKSSIISKINRNHTYITDYGNLNFEDRKNLIANDTYYIDKDFLKGKLCIFIDDIKITGSHEYTVNKILDQYDVNADFVFLYYAELMNFDIDPTIENYFNYYAVKNVEHVVEVMVKPSFEFNTRIVKYILGLDSEKFEYLTSKVGKEHMDNLLELSISNNYHLIKEYENNINILTQTELYYGY, from the coding sequence ATGAATACAAGATACAGTTTACATAAAATACATGCTGCAGATGAATTTAGTTTTTCACCGGCAGAATACAGTTATTTTAAATATGGAGATAAATCCTATGCTGAAAAATTTGCTCAGGAATTATTTGACGGATTTATTGAAGAAAACGAAGCATTTTTAGCTACAGATAAAGAGATTGTCATACTCCCGAGCCCTTACATGGCGATTCCTACGGCTTCTAATTTTTTATGCTTTTATTTTAAAAAGAAGCTGGATTTTTATTTATTTCAAAAAGGAAAAAAATCAAGTATTATCTCTAAAATCAACCGCAATCATACCTACATAACGGATTACGGAAATTTGAATTTCGAAGACCGTAAGAATCTGATTGCTAATGATACTTATTATATAGATAAAGATTTTCTAAAGGGAAAACTTTGTATTTTTATAGACGATATAAAAATTACAGGAAGTCATGAATATACCGTCAATAAAATATTGGATCAGTATGATGTGAATGCAGATTTTGTATTCCTTTATTATGCAGAACTAATGAATTTTGATATAGATCCTACCATTGAAAATTATTTCAATTATTATGCAGTAAAGAATGTAGAACACGTCGTTGAAGTAATGGTCAAGCCGAGTTTTGAGTTCAATACAAGAATCGTTAAGTATATTTTAGGACTGGATTCAGAAAAATTTGAATATCTTACATCAAAAGTAGGAAAAGAACATATGGATAATCTGCTGGAACTTTCGATCAGCAATAATTACCACCTTATAAAAGAATACGAAAATAACATTAATATTTTAACACAAACAGAATTATATTATGGCTATTAA
- a CDS encoding TerD family protein: protein MAINLQKGQRENINAPKFTIGLGWDTNNTSTGGSFDLDASLFLLGENKKLVSDNHFIFYNNLESPDKSVIHSGDNLTGDGDGDDEQIKIDLTKIDSAIKEITVVVTIHEAESRKQNFGQVRNSFIRIVNTDTNEEILKYELDEDFSIETAVEFGRIYNRNGEWKFEAVGSGQREGLEKFVSIYQ from the coding sequence ATGGCTATTAACTTACAAAAAGGACAAAGAGAAAATATAAATGCACCTAAATTTACAATAGGTTTAGGATGGGATACTAACAACACATCTACAGGAGGTTCTTTTGACCTGGATGCTTCTTTATTTTTACTAGGAGAAAATAAAAAATTAGTTTCAGATAACCACTTTATTTTTTACAACAATCTTGAGTCTCCCGATAAGTCGGTGATCCACTCTGGGGATAACTTAACGGGTGACGGCGACGGTGATGATGAGCAGATCAAAATTGATTTAACAAAAATTGACAGTGCTATAAAAGAAATCACAGTAGTCGTTACGATCCACGAAGCTGAATCTAGAAAACAGAACTTCGGACAGGTAAGAAACTCTTTCATCAGAATTGTGAATACAGACACTAATGAAGAGATCTTAAAGTATGAATTAGACGAAGATTTCTCTATTGAAACAGCTGTAGAATTCGGAAGAATCTACAACAGAAACGGAGAATGGAAATTTGAAGCTGTAGGAAGCGGACAGAGAGAAGGCCTTGAGAAATTTGTATCCATTTATCAATAA
- a CDS encoding toxic anion resistance protein, with amino-acid sequence MSDIQPNPNTNVVLVDRDGNVNLNQLQGEELQKYETAANAIDETNPGSIVNFGAELQKTLANQSDSFLSNVRRSNSGEVGELINNLLVELNYVDVDELNGGKVKSFLSRLPFMKKMMTQVENLFTKYDKIVNNIDQISNKVNAGIITSTKDNAVLQTIFDSNVNSIKQIEDLVIAGNLRMQRATEELNGMEANVQNYADYQISDKRDFITRLDRRLADLKVVRLIMMQSLPQVRLVQNNNVSIAEKAQTILTTTLPVWKNQLSLAVAMHRQQQNIEIQQKVSSTTEEILRKNAERLGQNTINVAKANEQTIVSAETLKETTALLINTLNEVKQIQKQGTESRRKLDQDLQTLESELKANIRS; translated from the coding sequence ATGTCAGATATACAACCAAACCCCAATACCAATGTCGTGCTGGTGGACAGAGACGGAAACGTAAATCTGAACCAGCTGCAGGGCGAAGAACTTCAGAAATATGAAACGGCAGCCAATGCCATCGATGAAACCAATCCCGGTTCTATCGTGAATTTCGGTGCTGAACTTCAGAAAACATTAGCGAACCAGAGTGACAGCTTTTTAAGCAACGTAAGAAGATCGAACTCAGGAGAAGTAGGTGAACTGATCAATAATTTATTGGTGGAGCTTAACTACGTAGATGTAGATGAATTAAACGGAGGAAAAGTAAAGAGTTTCTTAAGCAGGCTTCCGTTCATGAAAAAAATGATGACCCAGGTGGAGAATCTTTTTACGAAATATGATAAGATCGTGAACAACATCGATCAGATCTCGAATAAAGTGAATGCCGGAATCATTACGTCTACCAAAGACAATGCAGTCCTGCAGACTATTTTCGACAGCAATGTAAACTCTATTAAGCAGATTGAAGATCTTGTCATTGCAGGAAATTTAAGAATGCAGAGAGCAACAGAAGAGCTGAACGGAATGGAAGCCAATGTTCAGAATTATGCAGACTATCAGATTTCTGACAAAAGAGATTTTATTACAAGACTAGACCGAAGACTGGCTGATCTTAAAGTAGTCCGTCTGATCATGATGCAGTCTCTTCCGCAGGTAAGACTGGTACAGAATAATAACGTTTCAATTGCCGAAAAAGCACAGACTATCCTTACAACAACACTGCCTGTCTGGAAAAATCAGCTTTCTTTAGCCGTAGCAATGCACAGACAGCAGCAGAATATAGAAATTCAGCAGAAAGTATCTTCTACTACAGAAGAAATCTTAAGAAAAAATGCAGAACGTCTGGGCCAGAATACAATCAATGTAGCTAAAGCTAACGAGCAAACCATTGTTTCAGCTGAAACATTGAAAGAAACAACCGCTTTATTGATCAATACCTTAAATGAAGTAAAACAGATCCAGAAGCAGGGCACAGAAAGCAGAAGAAAGCTGGATCAGGATCTGCAGACGCTGGAAAGCGAATTAAAAGCAAATATTAGAAGCTAG
- a CDS encoding TerD family protein: protein MAINLQKGQRINLTKENGTTLTQACVGINWGAIEKKSFFGGAKKEAVDLDASCILYDSNKNPTEVIYFGNLKSKNSSVKHSGDDLTGDVDGDDGLDNEVITVDFSKLDANVEHVAMVLNSYKGQDFGTIPFASIRIYEGTPTSVKEVFAKYDIANDKSFSGHVAMVMGVFYKRNGEWKFNAVGDPTADRKLEQTVQTVQQKYL, encoded by the coding sequence ATGGCTATTAATTTACAAAAAGGGCAGAGGATTAACCTTACCAAAGAAAATGGTACAACTTTGACCCAAGCTTGTGTAGGAATAAACTGGGGAGCAATTGAGAAAAAAAGCTTTTTCGGCGGTGCTAAAAAAGAAGCTGTAGACTTAGACGCAAGTTGTATTCTATATGATTCAAACAAAAACCCTACTGAAGTGATCTATTTTGGAAATTTAAAATCTAAAAATAGTTCTGTAAAACACAGCGGAGATGATCTTACAGGTGATGTAGATGGAGATGACGGTCTGGATAATGAAGTGATCACCGTAGATTTCAGTAAACTCGATGCGAATGTAGAACACGTAGCAATGGTCTTAAACAGCTATAAAGGACAAGATTTCGGAACCATCCCTTTTGCGTCTATCCGTATCTATGAAGGGACGCCTACCAGTGTAAAAGAGGTTTTTGCTAAATATGATATTGCTAATGACAAGTCTTTCAGCGGACACGTTGCCATGGTAATGGGAGTTTTCTATAAAAGAAACGGCGAATGGAAGTTCAATGCAGTTGGAGATCCTACAGCAGACAGAAAGCTTGAACAGACAGTTCAAACGGTCCAGCAGAAATATTTATAA
- a CDS encoding TerC/Alx family metal homeostasis membrane protein: protein MEKHQSILDLHPGLVWGFAITVVIMLLLDLGVFNKKSHEVSSKEATIWSVVWISLSMIFSGVVYWIFNQDAGGHALAVEKFTQYQAAYWVEKALSVDNLFVFILVFGFFKVPKHLHHKVLFWGIIGALIFRAIFIFAGVGLINLTYLPEMVVFGKAVSINIVMTLFGIFLVYAGIKSWGGGDDGDDEDFGDSAGAKLIKSFWKVSDNYDKDKFFTVHNGIKMATPLLVVVAVIEFTDVLFAVDSIPAIFAISNDPFILYTSNIFAILGLRSLYFLLANFIHMFSKLPYGLAIILSFIGVKMLIAPWIHISSPVSLGIVGGVLIISVLLSVIFPDKKEDEKA, encoded by the coding sequence GTGGAAAAACATCAAAGTATTTTAGACCTGCACCCAGGTTTGGTATGGGGATTTGCGATAACGGTTGTTATCATGCTGCTCTTAGATTTAGGAGTTTTCAATAAAAAAAGTCACGAAGTATCATCAAAAGAAGCTACAATCTGGTCTGTGGTATGGATCTCATTGTCCATGATCTTCTCCGGAGTAGTATATTGGATCTTCAATCAGGATGCTGGAGGTCATGCTCTTGCCGTTGAGAAATTTACACAATATCAGGCTGCTTATTGGGTTGAAAAAGCCTTGTCGGTAGATAATTTATTCGTATTTATCCTTGTTTTCGGATTCTTTAAAGTCCCGAAACACCTTCATCATAAGGTTTTATTCTGGGGGATTATTGGAGCATTGATATTCAGAGCGATATTTATCTTTGCCGGAGTAGGGCTTATTAACTTGACCTATTTGCCTGAAATGGTTGTTTTCGGTAAAGCAGTAAGTATTAACATCGTAATGACTCTTTTTGGAATATTCCTTGTCTATGCAGGAATCAAATCTTGGGGCGGAGGAGACGACGGAGATGACGAAGATTTCGGTGATTCTGCAGGTGCGAAATTGATTAAAAGTTTCTGGAAAGTTTCTGATAACTACGACAAAGACAAGTTCTTTACCGTTCACAACGGAATTAAAATGGCAACCCCTCTTTTAGTAGTCGTTGCTGTAATTGAATTTACGGATGTACTTTTTGCGGTGGATTCAATTCCTGCAATATTTGCGATCTCTAATGACCCGTTTATTCTTTACACTTCTAATATTTTTGCTATTTTAGGATTACGATCTTTATACTTCCTGTTGGCAAACTTTATTCACATGTTCAGCAAACTGCCTTATGGTTTAGCAATTATCTTATCTTTTATCGGAGTTAAGATGCTGATTGCACCGTGGATCCACATTTCTTCTCCAGTTTCATTAGGAATTGTGGGCGGGGTATTGATTATTTCGGTTCTTTTATCAGTAATATTCCCGGATAAGAAGGAGGATGAAAAAGCATAA
- a CDS encoding catalase, which translates to MPYTTKYNKKFDELADEERLLLDDAKKSIADFVENSSTISDVNYATRDAHAKTYAVLKGEFIINKDISDILKDFFDKERYDLTIRLSNAHLKIKKGKKDIPAYGFSVKIKDENDTLLANYPLVNFPLFPVNSVSTFLKLFTSLNRFFIKKWSNLLPLTVQLLKVIPSLFTFSFLKNTIQFISRKNDFILSLDYHSVGAYRLGEHMIKIKLSPKSVKKSFGKNMNPKEAVENYFASYEYVSEVFVQFCYNLKDQPVNKLNVEWKNSPFIKIGEVRIEKNSILDPLDCNNELLSFNPFESKPIFQPVGRIQKLRNEAYKVSLQTRQKINKLLHG; encoded by the coding sequence ATGCCTTACACCACAAAATATAATAAGAAGTTCGATGAGCTGGCTGATGAAGAAAGACTGCTGCTTGATGATGCAAAAAAAAGTATTGCCGATTTTGTAGAAAATTCATCAACAATAAGTGATGTCAACTACGCAACCAGAGATGCCCATGCTAAAACTTATGCTGTTCTCAAAGGAGAATTTATTATCAATAAGGATATTTCGGATATCTTAAAAGACTTTTTTGATAAGGAAAGATATGATTTGACCATAAGGCTTTCAAATGCTCATTTAAAAATAAAAAAGGGTAAAAAAGATATTCCGGCTTATGGATTTTCAGTAAAAATAAAGGATGAGAATGATACATTACTTGCCAATTATCCTTTGGTGAATTTTCCTTTATTCCCAGTGAATTCTGTAAGTACATTTCTAAAATTATTTACTTCGCTGAACAGATTTTTCATTAAAAAATGGAGTAATTTACTACCTCTTACAGTACAGCTTTTAAAAGTAATCCCTTCCCTTTTTACTTTTTCATTTTTAAAAAACACGATACAATTCATAAGCAGAAAGAACGATTTTATTCTGTCCCTTGACTATCATTCTGTGGGAGCATACCGTTTAGGAGAACATATGATCAAAATAAAATTGAGCCCGAAGTCTGTAAAAAAGAGTTTTGGTAAAAACATGAATCCCAAAGAAGCTGTTGAAAATTATTTTGCTTCATATGAGTATGTTTCAGAAGTGTTTGTTCAATTCTGCTATAATCTAAAAGACCAGCCGGTTAATAAATTAAACGTTGAATGGAAAAATTCACCTTTCATTAAAATTGGTGAGGTAAGAATCGAAAAAAACTCTATTTTAGATCCCCTTGACTGTAATAATGAACTGCTGTCTTTTAATCCTTTTGAAAGCAAACCCATCTTCCAGCCTGTAGGCAGGATACAGAAACTTCGGAATGAAGCTTATAAGGTTTCTCTGCAGACGAGACAGAAGATCAATAAACTGCTTCATGGATGA
- a CDS encoding DoxX family protein has protein sequence MKNTVLLRFSLALILLMHSVPSLLTGDVNGFGEYYLNSAGFAPLGIYLAWAVKLTHLFSAVFLALNKYLKIISCFNILIFIMGIILIHGSEGWYVVGGGRNGVEFNFLLIVCFLSLAFPDGFLIKKKNIL, from the coding sequence ATGAAAAATACAGTTTTATTAAGATTTTCCCTTGCTTTGATCCTGCTGATGCACAGCGTTCCTTCCCTTTTAACTGGTGACGTTAATGGATTTGGTGAATATTATCTAAACAGTGCAGGATTTGCTCCGTTGGGGATTTATCTTGCTTGGGCTGTGAAGCTTACCCATCTTTTTTCTGCTGTTTTTTTAGCCTTAAATAAATATTTAAAAATCATTTCTTGTTTTAATATTTTGATCTTTATCATGGGGATTATATTAATACATGGAAGTGAAGGCTGGTATGTAGTGGGCGGCGGAAGAAATGGCGTTGAGTTTAATTTTCTTCTCATCGTCTGTTTTTTAAGTCTTGCATTTCCGGATGGATTTCTGATAAAGAAAAAAAATATTTTATAG
- a CDS encoding Rrf2 family transcriptional regulator has translation MNNTRFATAVHIMTLLAKSPQEWLTSDWIAGSINVNAVVVRKEISVLREAGLIISRQGKEGGCHLAKNADQINISDIYAAVKNTEVLGKKNQNPNPACSVGKEINNHLNTLFEDTDQLVLNFLGDKSLQEFSEQFE, from the coding sequence ATGAATAATACAAGATTTGCTACGGCAGTACACATTATGACTTTACTAGCGAAAAGTCCTCAGGAGTGGCTCACTTCTGACTGGATCGCTGGTAGTATCAATGTAAATGCTGTAGTGGTGCGTAAAGAGATCAGTGTTTTAAGAGAAGCAGGCTTAATTATAAGCAGACAGGGAAAAGAAGGAGGATGCCATCTTGCAAAAAATGCAGATCAGATTAATATTTCTGATATATATGCAGCCGTAAAAAATACAGAGGTTTTAGGGAAGAAAAATCAAAACCCTAATCCGGCCTGTAGTGTAGGGAAGGAAATTAATAATCATTTAAATACATTGTTTGAAGATACAGATCAATTAGTTTTGAACTTTTTAGGAGATAAATCTCTTCAGGAATTCAGCGAACAGTTCGAATAA
- a CDS encoding NAD(P)H-binding protein encodes MKKVAVIGATGFVGSHVVKELENRGYAVEAVVRDASKVEQNDNVTAKSIDVNNVDELAESLKGNDAVISTYNAGWTNPNLYNDFLTGSENIEKAVEKSGVKRLIVVGGAGSLYTPDNVQIVDTPDFPEAYKPGATAARDYLNKIKENNTLDWTFFSPAIEMNQANVGTRTGKYRTSLETPVFDENGRSILSVEDVAVALVDELELNNHIRERFTAAY; translated from the coding sequence ATGAAAAAAGTAGCAGTAATCGGTGCGACAGGATTTGTAGGTTCACATGTAGTGAAAGAATTAGAAAATAGAGGATATGCTGTAGAAGCTGTCGTAAGAGATGCCTCTAAAGTAGAGCAGAACGATAACGTAACAGCGAAAAGCATTGACGTAAATAACGTAGATGAATTAGCAGAAAGCTTAAAAGGAAATGATGCAGTGATCAGTACTTACAATGCAGGATGGACCAACCCCAATCTTTATAATGATTTTCTTACAGGTTCTGAAAACATTGAAAAAGCCGTTGAAAAGTCAGGCGTAAAAAGATTGATCGTTGTAGGAGGTGCAGGAAGCCTTTATACACCAGATAACGTCCAGATCGTAGACACTCCCGATTTCCCTGAAGCTTATAAACCCGGGGCAACAGCGGCAAGAGATTATTTAAATAAAATCAAAGAAAATAATACCTTAGACTGGACTTTCTTCAGCCCTGCTATTGAAATGAATCAGGCTAATGTAGGAACCAGAACAGGAAAATACAGAACATCTCTAGAAACTCCGGTTTTTGATGAAAACGGAAGAAGCATCCTTTCTGTGGAAGATGTTGCCGTAGCTTTAGTAGATGAATTAGAGCTGAACAATCATATCCGTGAGCGTTTTACAGCGGCTTATTAA
- a CDS encoding MBL fold metallo-hydrolase, with protein sequence MMLKKFLSIFIFLGFVSALSAGNLKIKVYNPGPKAIFPITSTIIYGDKDAVLIDAQFQKQYAEQLVKEIKATGKNLTTVFISHSDPDFYFGLDVIKKAFPNVKIISTAQTAYLISASKDDKLAVWKPQLKEDAPSEIIVPEAVTSIPDLEGNKIELKQNPEDPAHSFLWIPSLKTVLGGISVSIGSHLWMADTKNKEAVDQWIGQIDAMKSLKPEQVVPSHFAKLSLSPSSLDFVKNYLDTYKKAAAENKTSEGIVQYMVSRYPDLSGKDELVMGAKVFLDEMNWDLKSPYPAIGHQVLVDFGTAKFKLNFKDNKTMSFEGTGGAVKGVTDVVQYTAVEAAKNVFMVYWHEPKTGANVTHLQDYNKNTVYTNIAGTDGSFTHLKGTLNIIK encoded by the coding sequence ATGATGCTGAAAAAATTTCTATCCATATTTATATTTCTAGGTTTTGTAAGTGCTTTGTCTGCGGGGAATTTAAAAATAAAAGTATATAATCCCGGACCAAAGGCGATCTTTCCCATTACATCCACCATTATTTATGGAGATAAAGATGCAGTGCTTATAGATGCCCAGTTTCAAAAGCAGTATGCGGAACAGCTTGTAAAAGAGATAAAAGCTACGGGGAAAAATCTGACAACAGTTTTTATCTCCCACAGTGATCCCGATTTCTATTTTGGATTAGACGTCATCAAAAAAGCATTTCCTAATGTGAAGATCATCTCAACTGCCCAGACAGCTTATCTTATTTCGGCTTCTAAAGATGATAAATTAGCAGTATGGAAACCGCAGTTAAAAGAAGATGCTCCTTCAGAAATTATCGTTCCCGAGGCGGTAACAAGTATTCCTGATCTGGAGGGAAATAAAATCGAATTGAAACAGAATCCTGAAGATCCGGCTCACAGTTTCCTGTGGATTCCTTCTTTGAAAACAGTTTTAGGCGGTATATCAGTTTCTATCGGTTCTCATCTTTGGATGGCAGATACAAAGAATAAAGAAGCTGTTGATCAATGGATCGGGCAGATTGATGCTATGAAATCTTTGAAGCCGGAACAGGTAGTTCCTTCCCATTTTGCAAAATTGTCGCTTTCTCCCAGCTCCCTTGATTTTGTTAAAAACTATCTTGATACCTATAAAAAAGCTGCAGCAGAAAATAAAACTTCGGAAGGTATTGTTCAATATATGGTGAGCCGATATCCAGATCTTTCCGGAAAAGATGAACTGGTAATGGGTGCAAAAGTATTTCTGGATGAAATGAACTGGGATTTGAAATCACCTTATCCTGCAATTGGACATCAGGTTTTGGTAGATTTTGGAACTGCTAAATTCAAGCTGAATTTCAAAGACAATAAAACAATGTCGTTTGAAGGAACCGGCGGAGCCGTTAAAGGAGTAACAGATGTGGTGCAGTATACTGCTGTAGAAGCAGCAAAAAATGTATTTATGGTCTACTGGCACGAACCTAAAACAGGCGCTAATGTCACCCATCTTCAAGATTACAATAAAAATACAGTGTATACCAATATTGCAGGAACAGACGGATCTTTCACACATCTGAAAGGAACACTCAATATTATAAAATAA
- a CDS encoding M23 family metallopeptidase, with protein sequence MKRFLNSRKNVNLLIGGLLLVVFAQGIFIAKLFSEKDDKNYEVNLVKINTEKDSVDYLKMKTDLSLVDQTVSQLNSFLKSKDISNEKLVVLSKDSISNSIYLAKQANRYSQYLIDLQKKLMQVPLGMPTDGYISSNFGIRKNPIPFKTVYASVKSTASANLKPAIAAAPKPEVKAEPVEKIIEITDSYGTKREVKVMVTPKAASTAPAPAAPSTKTAAVANNTASKTVAEKNNPPAEADQMQFHKGLDIAVAFGSDVRAAAAGTVIFSGQKGGYGNCVIVSHGNGLATLYGHLSQLIVKANEKVKVGEVIAKSGNSGRSTGPHLHYEVHKNNTPVNPKLFMNL encoded by the coding sequence ATGAAGAGATTTCTAAACAGCAGGAAGAACGTAAACCTCCTCATCGGCGGACTTTTACTAGTAGTTTTTGCACAGGGCATTTTCATTGCCAAATTATTCTCAGAAAAGGATGATAAAAATTACGAGGTGAATCTCGTAAAAATAAACACTGAAAAGGACAGTGTAGATTATTTAAAAATGAAAACAGATCTCAGTTTAGTAGACCAGACCGTTTCTCAATTAAATTCCTTTCTAAAATCAAAAGACATTTCAAACGAAAAGCTGGTAGTTTTGAGCAAAGACAGCATTTCAAATTCAATTTATCTGGCAAAACAAGCCAACAGATACAGCCAGTATTTAATCGATCTGCAGAAGAAATTGATGCAGGTTCCGCTGGGAATGCCTACAGACGGCTATATTTCTTCTAATTTTGGAATCAGAAAAAATCCTATTCCCTTCAAAACTGTTTATGCATCTGTAAAATCAACTGCTTCTGCCAATTTAAAGCCTGCCATTGCTGCAGCTCCAAAACCAGAAGTAAAAGCTGAACCGGTTGAAAAAATTATCGAAATCACTGACAGCTACGGAACGAAAAGAGAAGTAAAAGTAATGGTTACCCCAAAAGCAGCAAGTACAGCTCCTGCTCCGGCAGCTCCTTCTACGAAAACTGCTGCTGTTGCAAATAATACTGCCTCCAAAACCGTTGCTGAAAAAAATAATCCCCCTGCTGAGGCTGACCAGATGCAGTTTCACAAAGGGCTTGATATTGCCGTTGCATTCGGTTCTGATGTAAGAGCAGCGGCGGCTGGAACTGTAATCTTTTCAGGACAGAAAGGCGGATACGGCAATTGTGTGATCGTTTCTCATGGAAATGGACTCGCAACGCTTTACGGACATTTATCACAGCTTATAGTAAAAGCAAATGAGAAAGTAAAAGTAGGAGAAGTGATTGCAAAATCTGGAAATTCAGGGCGCTCTACAGGTCCGCACCTTCATTATGAAGTACACAAAAACAATACTCCGGTGAACCCGAAATTATTTATGAATCTATAA
- a CDS encoding NAD(P)H-dependent glycerol-3-phosphate dehydrogenase: MSKKKTISESSNPKKNKKEVSVGVIGSGSFATAIVKMLVENCRVVHWCVRSEFVKGAIELRGHNPTYLTAVNFNLKNLKLTTDVNELVSACDVVVLATPSIYLSDTLDKMNCDYKNKIFVSAIKGIIPKVNDVVAHYLKDEFQIGFRNQAVIAGPCHAEEVAMERLSYLTIATVEDEVSEKLADIFNSDFIKVHSSKDVLGNEYSAILKNIFAIGAGIASGLGYGDNFTAVFVSNAIREMETFLEAIYEAPRDVNESAYLGDLLVTAYSLFSRNRNLGNLIGKGYTVKSAIQSMNMVAEGYYAANSIYKTAKQKDLKLPIIDTIYGILYEGKNAEKQFKKLTPKLN; encoded by the coding sequence ATGTCAAAAAAGAAAACAATTTCAGAATCTTCAAATCCAAAAAAAAATAAAAAGGAAGTTTCCGTAGGAGTTATAGGAAGCGGAAGTTTTGCGACCGCTATCGTAAAAATGCTTGTTGAAAACTGCAGAGTGGTACACTGGTGTGTAAGAAGTGAGTTTGTAAAAGGAGCGATTGAACTCCGCGGACATAATCCGACTTATCTTACGGCGGTGAATTTTAACCTTAAAAATTTAAAACTGACAACAGATGTTAATGAACTTGTTTCAGCTTGTGATGTTGTAGTTTTAGCCACTCCTTCTATTTATCTTTCGGATACACTGGATAAAATGAATTGTGATTATAAAAATAAAATTTTTGTTTCGGCCATTAAAGGGATCATTCCTAAAGTGAATGATGTTGTTGCTCATTATTTAAAAGATGAGTTTCAGATTGGTTTCAGAAATCAGGCAGTAATTGCCGGCCCCTGCCACGCAGAAGAAGTGGCAATGGAAAGATTATCTTATCTTACCATTGCTACTGTAGAAGATGAGGTTTCTGAAAAATTAGCTGATATCTTCAATTCAGATTTTATTAAAGTACATTCCAGTAAAGATGTACTAGGAAATGAATACAGTGCGATCCTTAAAAATATTTTTGCAATCGGAGCAGGAATCGCCAGCGGATTAGGGTACGGAGATAATTTCACAGCAGTTTTTGTGTCTAATGCGATCCGTGAGATGGAAACATTCCTGGAGGCCATCTATGAAGCACCTAGAGATGTGAATGAAAGTGCTTACTTAGGGGATTTATTGGTGACTGCTTATTCACTGTTCTCGAGAAACAGAAATTTAGGGAATCTTATTGGTAAAGGGTACACTGTAAAATCTGCAATTCAGTCTATGAATATGGTAGCAGAAGGGTATTACGCCGCCAATTCTATCTATAAAACAGCAAAACAGAAAGATCTTAAACTTCCGATCATTGATACCATCTACGGAATTCTGTATGAAGGTAAAAATGCTGAGAAACAGTTTAAAAAACTGACTCCAAAATTGAATTAG